In Kitasatospora sp. NA04385, a single genomic region encodes these proteins:
- a CDS encoding DUF6297 family protein, which yields MTGSGSAAGPGEPDQDGAAAEWTADDDWTDEALALLRALRAPHRRNRAKQAAFALYCTVLLLLIWGGIPSLGLFLQASMGADYTAHGPALLAAMPSGVAAVGLGVLLLAVRDGLWRGPVVPPRATSDWLLAHPVRPRPVLRPWFWLSCALAAFPGLVVALGGTVALGLTVRTGLPAALGWCLPGALCLPLLGVCAGLLLQHDPRAARWARLLTPYATVLVLGLATQSALAAAGHSVHWLERIELWSGPWGWAGTAALAPTPAAVPGGPLAAALLVLPTALCLLLADRAVGTVSLSLLRERARTAAGVLAALRTVELRAARLAVAGASEGGRRTRVRLPAPRRAWLALYWRDALSLLRTPARIGRAVLLAVPALLCAVPAHDTRGALSWAVTALALLFGYLALAQLLEPARIETDDVRRSSWSPYPFAGLMLRHAVVPAVLGLALAVAGAVAVLLLGGGAAAWLAPLAVPPLVAAGLVNACRGAARRDLLYRSPQPNGGEHRRRDVRRLVRGRPGGGRAAAGRAALGGAARRDGGRTAAGRAVRRGAGRRPAPVGPGQSHRTARPGPPRPLLGSLGAPGPARSRSPPSLSAGCAGCGRGRPEKMRMRKFAHA from the coding sequence TTGACCGGGAGCGGGAGCGCGGCCGGACCCGGGGAGCCGGACCAGGACGGCGCGGCCGCCGAGTGGACGGCGGACGACGACTGGACCGACGAGGCGCTCGCCCTGCTGCGCGCCCTGCGCGCCCCGCACCGGCGCAACCGGGCCAAGCAGGCCGCCTTCGCGCTCTACTGCACCGTGCTGCTCCTGCTGATCTGGGGCGGCATCCCCAGCCTCGGCCTGTTCCTCCAGGCCTCGATGGGCGCCGACTACACCGCGCACGGCCCCGCCCTGCTGGCCGCCATGCCCAGCGGCGTCGCCGCGGTCGGACTCGGCGTCCTGCTGCTGGCCGTCCGCGACGGCCTGTGGCGCGGCCCGGTCGTCCCGCCCCGGGCCACCAGCGACTGGCTGCTCGCGCACCCCGTCCGGCCCCGCCCGGTGCTGCGGCCCTGGTTCTGGCTCTCCTGCGCCCTGGCCGCCTTCCCCGGCCTGGTGGTCGCCCTCGGCGGCACGGTCGCGCTCGGACTGACCGTGCGCACCGGCCTGCCCGCCGCCCTCGGCTGGTGCCTGCCCGGCGCGCTCTGCCTGCCGCTGCTGGGCGTCTGCGCCGGCCTGCTGTTGCAGCACGACCCGCGGGCCGCCCGCTGGGCCCGGCTGCTCACCCCGTACGCCACCGTGCTGGTCCTGGGGCTCGCCACGCAGAGCGCGCTGGCCGCCGCCGGGCACTCCGTGCACTGGCTGGAGCGGATCGAACTGTGGTCGGGCCCGTGGGGCTGGGCGGGCACCGCCGCGCTGGCCCCGACGCCCGCCGCCGTCCCCGGCGGGCCGCTCGCCGCCGCCCTGCTGGTGCTGCCGACCGCGCTGTGCCTGCTGCTCGCGGACCGGGCCGTCGGCACCGTGTCACTGAGCCTGCTGCGGGAACGGGCCCGGACCGCCGCCGGGGTGCTGGCCGCGCTGCGGACGGTCGAACTGCGCGCCGCCCGGCTGGCCGTGGCCGGCGCCTCCGAAGGCGGACGCCGGACCCGGGTGCGGCTGCCCGCGCCCCGCCGGGCCTGGCTGGCCCTGTACTGGCGCGACGCCCTCTCCCTGCTGCGCACGCCCGCCCGGATCGGACGCGCGGTGCTGCTGGCGGTGCCCGCCCTGCTCTGCGCCGTCCCGGCGCACGACACCCGGGGCGCGCTGTCCTGGGCGGTCACGGCGCTCGCGCTGCTCTTCGGCTACCTCGCCCTCGCCCAGCTGCTGGAACCGGCCCGGATCGAGACCGACGACGTGCGCCGCTCGTCCTGGTCCCCGTACCCGTTCGCCGGCCTGATGCTGCGCCACGCGGTGGTGCCCGCCGTGCTCGGCCTGGCCCTGGCGGTGGCCGGCGCGGTCGCGGTGCTGCTGCTCGGCGGCGGGGCGGCGGCCTGGCTGGCGCCCCTCGCGGTGCCGCCCCTGGTCGCGGCCGGACTGGTGAACGCCTGCCGCGGCGCGGCCCGCCGCGACCTGCTCTACCGCTCGCCGCAGCCCAACGGCGGGGAGCACCGGCGTCGCGATGTTCGCCGCCTGGTACGCGGCCGGCCCGGCGGTGGCCGTGCCGCTGCTGGCCGTGCCGCTCTCGGCGGCGCTGCGCGCCGGGACGGCGGCCGCACTGCCGCAGGTCGCGCTGTTCGGCGCGGTGCTGGCCGCCGTCCTGCTCCAGTGGGCCCGGGCCAGAGCCACCGCACTGCCCGCCCGGGCCCGCCCCGGCCGCTCCTAGGCAGCCTAGGGGCTCCCGGACCGGCCCGGTCCAGGTCGCCGCCCTCCCTCTCCGCGGGCTGCGCGGGGTGCGGCCGAGGCCGGCCGGAGAAAATGCGCATGCGCAAGTTTGCTCATGCGTAA
- a CDS encoding TetR/AcrR family transcriptional regulator — protein MTTSGLRERKKRATRAALREAALRLALEHGPDGVRVEDIAEAAGVSPRTYNNYFASREQAIAAAVAADREERIAAAVAARPADVRLADAVADAVVEQYADPGAQSPEALRLVVARPALREAFLDTAAGIGPPLAEAIAGRLGEAAPETARVLAASTAAAVRIALEDWLRPADGEEGREAEGRETAGRGAGRSAARSFPPVRRPGGCGRCWPRSRPLSTPPSSRPGRSAARCGGWCRTCGWRGRGRSAGTWSSTACSASRRP, from the coding sequence ATGACGACATCCGGATTGCGGGAGCGGAAGAAGCGGGCCACCCGGGCGGCCCTGCGCGAGGCGGCGCTGCGGCTGGCCCTGGAGCACGGCCCGGACGGCGTGCGGGTCGAGGACATCGCGGAGGCGGCCGGGGTCTCCCCGCGCACCTACAACAACTACTTCGCCAGCCGCGAGCAGGCGATCGCCGCCGCCGTCGCCGCCGACCGGGAGGAGCGGATCGCGGCGGCCGTCGCCGCCCGGCCCGCGGACGTGCGGCTGGCCGACGCCGTCGCCGACGCGGTGGTCGAGCAGTATGCGGACCCCGGCGCGCAGTCCCCCGAGGCGCTGCGGCTGGTCGTGGCCCGGCCCGCGCTGCGCGAGGCGTTCCTCGACACCGCCGCCGGGATCGGGCCCCCGCTCGCCGAGGCGATCGCCGGACGCCTCGGCGAGGCCGCGCCGGAGACCGCCCGGGTCCTCGCGGCGAGCACCGCCGCGGCGGTCCGCATCGCGCTGGAGGACTGGCTCCGCCCGGCGGACGGGGAGGAGGGCCGGGAAGCGGAGGGCCGGGAGACGGCGGGCCGGGGCGCGGGGCGGTCGGCGGCCCGGTCGTTCCCGCCGGTGCGCCGGCCGGGCGGCTGCGGGCGGTGCTGGCCCCGCTCGCGCCCGCTTTCGACGCCGCCGAGCAGCAGGCCCGGCCGGAGCGCGGCCAGGTGCGGCGGGTGGTGCCGAACCTGCGGGTGGCGGGGGAGGGGGCGCAGCGCAGGAACCTGGAGTTCTACCGCCTGCTCGGCCTCGAGGAGGCCATGA
- a CDS encoding VOC family protein: MRRVVPNLRVAGEGAQRRNLEFYRLLGLEEAMNHGWIMTLIAPSSPTAQLSLATRDATAPVVPDLSVEVDDVDAVHEAVRATGAEIVHPLSDEEWGVRRFFVRDPNGRVVNVLGHR, translated from the coding sequence GTGCGGCGGGTGGTGCCGAACCTGCGGGTGGCGGGGGAGGGGGCGCAGCGCAGGAACCTGGAGTTCTACCGCCTGCTCGGCCTCGAGGAGGCCATGAACCACGGCTGGATCATGACGCTGATCGCGCCCAGCAGCCCGACCGCGCAGCTCAGCCTCGCCACCCGGGACGCCACCGCGCCCGTCGTGCCGGACCTCAGCGTCGAGGTGGACGACGTGGACGCGGTGCACGAGGCGGTCCGGGCGACGGGCGCGGAGATCGTCCACCCGCTCAGCGACGAGGAGTGGGGCGTGCGCCGGTTCTTCGTGCGGGACCCGAACGGCCGGGTGGTCAACGTCCTCGGCCACCGCTGA
- a CDS encoding 5-carboxymethyl-2-hydroxymuconate Delta-isomerase, producing MPHITVDYSPQLADVFDRPGFVRDLHPLVREWVASRGVCKTFFRPADETWVDTADGQLVAFVHIAIGLLPGRPEGLKGRLAEEVLRLLDKHLRPVLGREVVRSAEVRDLAASYRLRTGW from the coding sequence ATGCCCCACATCACCGTCGACTACTCTCCGCAGCTCGCCGACGTCTTCGACCGCCCCGGTTTCGTCCGCGACCTGCACCCGCTGGTGCGCGAGTGGGTGGCGTCCAGAGGGGTGTGCAAGACCTTCTTCCGCCCGGCCGACGAGACCTGGGTCGACACCGCGGACGGACAGCTGGTCGCCTTCGTCCACATCGCGATCGGCCTGCTGCCCGGCCGGCCGGAGGGGCTCAAGGGCCGGCTGGCGGAGGAGGTGCTGCGGCTGCTGGACAAGCACCTGCGGCCGGTGCTGGGCCGGGAGGTGGTCCGCTCGGCGGAGGTCCGCGACCTGGCCGCCTCCTACCGGCTGCGCACGGGCTGGTAG
- a CDS encoding SpoIIE family protein phosphatase: MTAAAPRTGRHRAPEPVLVREGVLLLDANLLIRYANDEARRLLDLPADCAGHRLDAFALPAALTVLLRGGELAGVPVTVHGRPLTVDLHPADHAGGTSCRIATLRDSAPLTGPDTARLRLELLYRAGASIGTTLDITRTCEELAAALVPAFADFACVDLYEGVPAGGEPRPDRGRPLRRAALAGVTELPPLLAPGSPVPLIPGTPRARAVAGLCSVVEPDLSAALDAWDEVSPGTVDAMRAQRVHTLVTVPLTVGGTLLGVATFWRARPRPAFDEEDRTLAEELTARAAVLVENARRYTREHTVAVALQHSLLPAGLPEQHALEVASRYQPAQAGVGGDWFDVIPLSGARVALVVGDVVGHGVHAVATMGRLRTAVHTFSSLDLAPDELLGHLDALVNRLDQEHPAPAGAERPITGATCLYAVYDPVTRRCTLARAGHLPPAVAYPDGRVEIVDLPAGPPLGVTGLPYETAELELPEGSRLVLYTDGLLESRDQDIDHGLKLLRTALTRPDRGPAQTCEDLLAALPPADPADDIALLVARTRALPADHVADWDVPADPAAVARIRAAVLRRLDDWGLSEQAFAAELVLSELITNAIRYAAAPIRVRLLRDRALICEVWDGSATSPHLRHATDTDEGGRGLFLVAQLAERWGTRYPASGKVIWAELPLGESPGR; encoded by the coding sequence ATGACGGCCGCCGCCCCCCGAACGGGTCGCCACCGCGCTCCCGAACCCGTCCTGGTCCGCGAAGGCGTGCTGCTGCTCGACGCCAATCTGCTGATCCGCTACGCCAACGACGAGGCCCGCCGCCTGCTCGACCTGCCCGCGGACTGCGCGGGCCACCGGCTCGACGCGTTCGCCCTGCCGGCCGCACTCACCGTCCTGCTGCGCGGCGGCGAGCTGGCCGGCGTCCCCGTCACCGTCCACGGCCGCCCCCTCACCGTCGACCTGCACCCCGCCGACCACGCGGGCGGGACGTCCTGCCGGATCGCCACCCTGCGCGACAGCGCCCCGCTCACCGGCCCCGACACCGCCCGGCTGCGGCTGGAACTGCTCTACCGGGCCGGCGCCTCGATCGGCACCACCCTCGACATCACCCGCACCTGCGAGGAACTCGCCGCCGCCCTCGTCCCCGCCTTCGCCGACTTCGCCTGCGTCGATTTGTACGAGGGCGTCCCGGCCGGCGGCGAACCGCGCCCCGACCGGGGCCGCCCGCTGCGCCGCGCCGCGCTGGCCGGCGTCACCGAGCTGCCGCCGCTGCTGGCACCCGGCTCGCCCGTCCCGCTGATCCCCGGCACCCCCCGGGCCCGGGCCGTCGCCGGACTGTGCTCGGTGGTCGAGCCCGACCTGTCCGCCGCGCTGGACGCCTGGGACGAGGTCAGCCCCGGCACCGTCGACGCGATGCGCGCCCAGCGGGTGCACACCCTGGTCACCGTGCCGCTGACGGTCGGCGGGACGCTGCTGGGCGTGGCCACCTTCTGGCGGGCCCGCCCGCGCCCGGCCTTCGACGAGGAGGACCGCACCCTCGCCGAGGAGCTCACCGCCCGCGCCGCCGTCCTGGTCGAGAACGCCCGCCGCTACACCCGCGAGCACACCGTGGCCGTCGCCCTCCAGCACAGCCTGCTGCCCGCCGGCCTGCCCGAGCAGCACGCCCTGGAGGTCGCCTCCCGCTACCAGCCCGCCCAGGCCGGGGTGGGCGGCGACTGGTTCGACGTCATCCCGCTCTCCGGCGCCCGGGTCGCCCTGGTCGTCGGCGACGTGGTCGGCCACGGCGTGCACGCGGTGGCCACCATGGGGCGGCTGCGCACCGCCGTGCACACCTTCTCCTCGCTCGACCTCGCCCCCGACGAGTTGCTCGGCCACCTCGACGCCCTGGTCAACCGCCTGGACCAGGAGCACCCCGCGCCCGCCGGAGCCGAACGCCCGATCACCGGCGCGACCTGCCTGTACGCCGTCTACGACCCGGTCACCCGCCGCTGCACGCTCGCCCGGGCCGGCCACCTGCCACCCGCCGTGGCCTACCCCGACGGCCGGGTCGAGATCGTCGACCTGCCCGCCGGGCCGCCGCTCGGCGTCACCGGCCTGCCCTACGAGACCGCCGAGCTCGAACTCCCCGAGGGCAGCCGGCTCGTGCTGTACACCGACGGGCTGCTGGAGTCCCGCGACCAGGACATCGACCACGGCCTGAAACTGCTGCGCACCGCCCTCACCCGCCCCGACCGGGGCCCGGCGCAGACCTGCGAGGACCTGCTCGCCGCTCTGCCGCCCGCCGACCCCGCCGACGACATCGCCCTGCTGGTGGCCCGCACCCGCGCGCTGCCCGCCGACCACGTCGCCGACTGGGACGTCCCCGCCGACCCCGCCGCCGTCGCCCGGATCCGCGCCGCGGTGCTGCGCCGGCTCGACGACTGGGGCCTGTCCGAGCAGGCCTTCGCCGCCGAACTCGTGCTCAGCGAGCTGATCACCAACGCCATCCGGTACGCCGCCGCGCCGATCCGGGTCCGGCTGCTGCGCGACCGGGCGCTGATCTGCGAGGTCTGGGACGGCTCGGCCACCTCCCCGCACCTGCGCCACGCCACCGACACCGACGAGGGCGGGCGCGGCCTGTTCCTGGTCGCCCAGCTTGCCGAGCGCTGGGGCACCCGCTACCCCGCCAGCGGGAAGGTCATCTGGGCGGAACTGCCGCTGGGGGAGTCGCCGGGGCGGTAG
- a CDS encoding SRPBCC family protein, translated as MRTLEEQIEVTAPVGTAWSQLHRVAEYPLFVAGVVHACAHGRHHAHLDVEFGGERHEVDAELTDHGRGRVMSWETVDGPPLRGTFALRALDAAHTRVQLRLEYDPQELAGALGGPNGFAQGRAVEEAVRADLELFKQLCEE; from the coding sequence ATGCGGACGCTGGAGGAGCAGATCGAGGTGACCGCCCCAGTGGGGACGGCCTGGTCCCAGCTGCACCGGGTGGCGGAGTACCCGCTGTTCGTCGCCGGGGTGGTGCACGCCTGCGCCCACGGGCGGCACCACGCGCACCTGGACGTGGAGTTCGGCGGCGAGCGGCACGAGGTGGACGCCGAGCTGACCGACCACGGGCGCGGCCGGGTGATGAGCTGGGAGACGGTGGACGGGCCGCCGCTGCGCGGCACCTTCGCGCTGCGCGCGCTGGACGCCGCGCACACCCGGGTGCAGCTGCGCCTGGAGTACGACCCGCAGGAGCTGGCCGGGGCGCTGGGCGGCCCGAACGGCTTCGCGCAGGGCCGGGCGGTGGAGGAGGCGGTCCGCGCCGACCTGGAGCTGTTCAAGCAGCTCTGCGAGGAGTGA
- a CDS encoding M48 family metallopeptidase, giving the protein MTTDLRHGSASLVAPGESTAERWARARLFFDSKAYSDAALILAGVVDEVPEQVGPRLLLARAYYHSAQLRRAEEQLREVIARDPVEHYAHLVLGRVLERQGRAAEAAPYLRLAAVLDGDFPEA; this is encoded by the coding sequence ATGACCACCGACCTCCGCCACGGCAGTGCGTCCCTCGTGGCCCCCGGCGAGAGCACCGCCGAGCGCTGGGCCCGCGCCCGGCTGTTCTTCGACTCCAAGGCGTACTCGGACGCCGCGCTGATCCTGGCCGGGGTGGTCGACGAGGTGCCCGAGCAGGTCGGCCCGCGCCTGCTGCTGGCCCGCGCCTACTACCACTCGGCCCAGCTGCGCCGCGCCGAGGAGCAGCTGCGCGAGGTGATCGCGCGCGACCCGGTGGAGCACTACGCGCACCTGGTGCTCGGCCGCGTCCTGGAGCGCCAGGGCCGGGCCGCCGAGGCTGCCCCGTACCTGCGGCTGGCCGCCGTCCTCGACGGGGACTTCCCCGAAGCCTGA
- a CDS encoding Zn-ribbon domain-containing OB-fold protein encodes MTLTLAPSAPLAPQHSTAFPPQPGEAELDYRRCRWCHSASSTACLLCPVCGSADLTPARACGQGTVQRLLRPTRRGAQPGRPYLIVLDEGFTVQAAVLGGLPGAVPIGARVHLVTSEEGGRVLTFRLSARL; translated from the coding sequence ATGACACTCACACTCGCCCCGTCCGCACCGCTCGCCCCGCAGCACTCCACCGCCTTCCCGCCGCAGCCGGGCGAGGCCGAACTCGACTACCGGCGCTGCCGCTGGTGCCACTCCGCCAGCTCGACGGCCTGCCTGCTGTGCCCGGTGTGCGGCTCGGCCGACCTGACGCCCGCGCGGGCCTGCGGCCAGGGCACGGTGCAGCGCCTGCTGCGGCCGACCCGGCGCGGCGCGCAGCCCGGACGCCCCTACCTGATCGTGCTGGACGAGGGGTTCACCGTGCAGGCCGCGGTGCTCGGCGGTCTGCCGGGCGCGGTGCCGATCGGCGCCCGGGTGCACCTGGTGACCAGCGAGGAGGGCGGCCGGGTGCTGACCTTCCGCCTCTCGGCCCGGCTCTGA
- a CDS encoding TetR family transcriptional regulator, giving the protein MSEVHEQDRAAGGGPARPTMRDALVEAAFELFSERGFEQTTIDDIVSLAGVGRRSFFRYFPSKEAVVFPDHEGCLADMTAFLAAADPAGDAVEQVCDAARLVLRMYAGNPAFSVGRYRLTKQVPTLRVHELSVVWRYERTLAGHLRTRYAARSDGALRADVIAAAVVAAHNYALRSWLRSGGEGDVGAAVDEALQLVVDTWGGGAGGGAGPASQDDEVVVMVARRGTPMWRVVQGVEAALEG; this is encoded by the coding sequence ATGAGCGAGGTGCATGAGCAGGACCGGGCCGCCGGGGGCGGCCCGGCGCGTCCGACGATGCGGGACGCGCTGGTGGAGGCGGCGTTCGAGCTGTTCTCGGAGCGGGGTTTCGAGCAGACCACGATCGACGACATCGTCTCGCTCGCGGGCGTCGGCCGGCGGTCCTTCTTCCGGTACTTCCCCTCCAAGGAAGCGGTGGTGTTCCCCGACCACGAGGGCTGCCTGGCGGACATGACCGCCTTCCTGGCCGCGGCCGACCCGGCGGGCGACGCGGTGGAGCAGGTGTGCGACGCGGCCCGGCTGGTGCTGCGGATGTACGCGGGCAACCCGGCGTTCTCGGTGGGGCGCTACCGGCTGACCAAGCAGGTGCCCACCCTGCGCGTGCACGAGCTGTCGGTGGTGTGGCGCTACGAGCGCACCCTGGCCGGCCACCTGCGCACCCGGTACGCGGCCCGCTCGGACGGCGCGCTGCGCGCGGACGTGATCGCGGCGGCGGTGGTGGCCGCGCACAACTACGCGCTGCGCTCCTGGCTGCGCTCGGGCGGCGAGGGCGACGTGGGGGCGGCGGTGGACGAGGCGCTCCAGCTCGTGGTCGACACCTGGGGCGGCGGGGCCGGGGGCGGAGCGGGCCCGGCCTCGCAGGACGACGAGGTGGTGGTGATGGTGGCCCGGCGGGGCACCCCGATGTGGCGGGTGGTCCAGGGCGTCGAGGCGGCGTTGGAGGGCTGA
- a CDS encoding acyl-CoA dehydrogenase family protein: MTQDFDLYRLGEEHEMLRESVRSLAEAKIAPFAAAVDEEGRFPQEALDALQAADLHAVHVPEEYGGAGADALATVLVIEEVARVCASSSLIPAVNKLGSLPVQLSGSEELKAKYLGALARGEGMFSYCLSEPEAGSDAAGMRTRAVRDGDFWVLNGVKRWITNAGVSEYYTVMAVTDPEKRSKGISAFVVEKGDEGVSFGAPEKKLGIKGSPTREVYFDNVRIPADRMIGEEGTGFATAMRTLDHTRVTIAAQALGIAQGALDYAKGYVKERKQFGKPIADFQGVQFMLADMAMKLEAARQLTYAAAAKSQRGDGDLTFFGAAAKCYASDAAMEITVDAVQLLGGYGYTRDYPVERMMRDAKITQIYEGTNQVQRIVMARNLP; encoded by the coding sequence ATGACCCAGGACTTCGACCTCTACCGGCTCGGCGAGGAGCACGAGATGCTCCGGGAGTCGGTGCGCTCGCTGGCGGAGGCGAAGATCGCCCCGTTCGCGGCGGCGGTGGACGAGGAGGGGCGTTTCCCGCAGGAGGCGCTGGACGCGCTGCAGGCCGCCGACCTGCACGCCGTGCACGTCCCGGAGGAGTACGGCGGCGCGGGCGCGGACGCGCTGGCCACGGTGCTGGTGATCGAGGAGGTGGCGCGGGTGTGCGCGTCCTCCTCGCTGATCCCGGCCGTCAACAAGCTGGGCTCGCTGCCGGTGCAGCTGTCCGGCTCGGAGGAGCTCAAGGCCAAGTACCTCGGCGCGCTGGCCCGGGGCGAGGGCATGTTCTCCTACTGCCTCTCCGAGCCCGAGGCCGGCTCGGACGCCGCGGGCATGCGCACCCGGGCGGTGCGCGACGGCGACTTCTGGGTGCTCAACGGCGTCAAGCGCTGGATCACCAACGCGGGCGTCTCCGAGTACTACACGGTGATGGCCGTGACCGACCCGGAGAAGCGCTCCAAGGGCATCTCCGCGTTCGTGGTGGAGAAGGGCGACGAGGGCGTCTCCTTCGGCGCGCCGGAGAAGAAGCTCGGCATCAAGGGCTCGCCCACCCGCGAGGTGTACTTCGACAACGTACGCATCCCGGCGGACCGGATGATCGGCGAGGAGGGCACCGGCTTCGCCACCGCGATGCGCACGCTCGACCACACCCGGGTGACCATCGCCGCCCAGGCGCTGGGCATCGCCCAGGGCGCGCTGGACTACGCCAAGGGCTACGTGAAGGAGCGCAAGCAGTTCGGCAAGCCGATCGCCGACTTCCAGGGCGTCCAGTTCATGCTGGCCGACATGGCGATGAAGCTGGAGGCGGCCCGGCAGCTGACCTACGCGGCGGCGGCCAAGTCGCAGCGCGGCGACGGCGACCTGACCTTCTTCGGCGCGGCGGCCAAGTGCTACGCCTCGGACGCGGCGATGGAGATCACGGTGGACGCGGTGCAGCTGCTCGGCGGCTACGGCTACACCCGGGACTACCCGGTGGAGCGGATGATGCGCGACGCCAAGATCACCCAGATCTACGAGGGCACCAACCAGGTGCAGCGCATCGTGATGGCCCGCAACCTGCCCTAG
- the efeO gene encoding iron uptake system protein EfeO: MPARRTSAAAFLVLAVAGAALVGCSKKDDGGGKASADGASGPVQVTATDDKCELSRTSFPAGHVELAVANKGGKVTEVYVYADGDKIVTERENIGPGTKVTVNAEIKAGTYEVACKPGMTGDGIRQKITVTAGASAPAKADERLTRAVADYRTYAQEQADATIPVVEQFAAAVTAGDVEKAKSLFAASRVGWERTEPVAESFGDIDPKTDTREDGLEEGQAWTGWHRIEKSLWEDGKIGDEEKTLAAQLVSDLKDWQKRVPEAEITPTGMANGAKELLDEVSKNKITGEEDRYSHTDLSDFAANVEGARQAYELLKPVASENDPELSKTLDAEFEKITALLGKYRAADGTYTSYEKVTEDERKTFSDAVNSLGEPLSKLAAAVVVK; encoded by the coding sequence ATGCCCGCCCGTCGTACGTCCGCTGCCGCGTTCCTCGTCCTCGCCGTGGCGGGTGCCGCGCTGGTGGGGTGCTCGAAGAAGGACGACGGTGGGGGGAAGGCCTCGGCGGACGGTGCGTCCGGGCCGGTGCAGGTGACCGCGACGGACGACAAGTGCGAGCTGTCGAGGACGTCCTTCCCGGCCGGGCACGTGGAGTTGGCGGTGGCCAACAAGGGCGGCAAGGTCACCGAGGTGTACGTCTACGCGGACGGGGACAAGATCGTCACCGAGCGGGAGAACATCGGTCCGGGCACCAAGGTGACCGTGAACGCGGAGATCAAGGCCGGTACCTACGAGGTGGCCTGCAAGCCGGGGATGACCGGTGACGGCATCCGGCAGAAGATCACGGTGACGGCGGGTGCCTCGGCTCCGGCGAAGGCGGACGAGCGGCTGACCCGGGCGGTGGCGGACTACCGCACCTACGCGCAGGAGCAGGCCGACGCGACGATCCCGGTGGTGGAGCAGTTCGCGGCCGCGGTGACCGCCGGGGACGTGGAGAAGGCCAAGTCGCTGTTCGCCGCCTCCCGGGTGGGCTGGGAGCGCACCGAGCCGGTGGCGGAGAGTTTCGGTGACATCGACCCGAAGACCGACACCCGCGAGGACGGTCTGGAGGAGGGCCAGGCGTGGACCGGCTGGCACCGGATCGAGAAGTCGCTGTGGGAGGACGGGAAGATCGGCGACGAGGAGAAGACCCTCGCCGCCCAGCTGGTCTCCGACCTGAAGGACTGGCAGAAGCGCGTCCCCGAGGCCGAGATCACCCCGACCGGCATGGCCAACGGTGCCAAGGAACTGCTGGACGAGGTCTCCAAGAACAAGATCACCGGTGAGGAGGACCGCTACAGCCACACCGACCTCTCGGACTTCGCCGCCAACGTCGAGGGCGCCCGCCAGGCCTACGAGCTGCTGAAGCCGGTCGCCTCCGAGAACGACCCGGAGCTGTCGAAGACCCTGGACGCCGAGTTCGAGAAGATCACCGCCCTGCTCGGCAAGTACCGCGCCGCCGACGGCACCTACACCTCCTACGAGAAGGTCACCGAGGACGAGCGCAAGACCTTCTCGGACGCGGTGAACTCGCTGGGCGAGCCGCTCTCCAAGCTGGCCGCCGCGGTCGTCGTCAAGTAG